One part of the Nymphalis io chromosome 22, ilAglIoxx1.1, whole genome shotgun sequence genome encodes these proteins:
- the LOC126777281 gene encoding transmembrane protein 234 homolog: protein MLESLGLLLLTGVLWGCTNPFIRQGTKGLRKVQAKSWTGQVFAEVSFLVGNWRYVLPWLVNQIGSLVYLVVVQRVPLSLAVPAANSLAFAFTALTGSIVGTEEPLNQGSVFGIVLIGVGTALCCWDKS from the exons GTTTGCTCCTGCTGACTGGCGTTCTATGGGGATGCACGAATCCATTCATCCGCCAGGGTACTAAAGGTTTACGTAAAGTGCAAGCGAAATCTTGGACAGGCCAGGTCTTTGCGGAAGTATCATTTCTTGTGGGAAACTGGagg TATGTGCTGCCCTGGTTGGTGAATCAGATAGGGTCATTGGTATACTTGGTCGTGGTGCAACGCGTTCCGCTCTCTCTCGCTGTGCCAGCGGCTAACAGCCTGGCTTTCGCGTTCACAGCTTTAACAGGCTCTATCGTGGGGACCGAGGAACCTTTAAATCAAG GTTCCGTTTTCGGGATAGTTCTTATAGGCGTAGGAACAGCTTTGTGCTGCTgggataaaagttaa